A segment of the Nostoc sp. TCL26-01 genome:
ATTCGATTCCCTTTAACCATTGACCGAACTCAGGGTATGGAGTACTCATGCAAAAGAGACTGATACCATTTCACGTTAATCATGATACATATGAATCTCGTCCCACTCAGATTCAGACAGGGGTTGCAGTGTAATTTCTGTATCAAAATACTCACTAGCTGCACTAGTCAACGCTGTCATGATTGTCTCGACATTGCAGCTCAAACTTGGGGGTAATTGCACAGGTGTCAAAGATTCGGCTCTAAATACTTGAGTAAACAATTCTGCATCTGGCTGTAAACGCATAGAACCATGTTGTAGAATGACTCCGCCACGCCGTAATTGAGCGCTACCGATAAACTTTGTGCCATCTGGCAAGATTAAATCTGCACCTGTAGCCGTGCCAAAGCAGTCGGGGTTGTGAATGTAGCCACGTCCTGCTGTACCATAGTCTAATTTCAGACCGATCGCTCTCCATCCTTGAATCAAAAACTGACAAATTGTTTGATACGCCTCAATCCGACTACCTGATAATCCAGATGTGATCACAGCGTAAGTTAAATCACCTTGATGTAAAACTGCTCTACCACCAGTAGGACGACGGACTAAATCTAATTTTTGACCTTGCCAAGTCAGATTTTGCCAATGCTGAGGATATTTATGTTGATGATAACCAAGGGAAATTGCAGGTGGCGACCAAGTGTAAAATCGCAAAACTGAAGGCAGTTTACCCGATTGATGTTGTGCTAACAACCAACGGTCAATTGCCATCTGCACACCACCAGCAGCTGCTAGTAAAGGAATTAGTCGCCAAACCTGCTGTTTCATGCAAAAATTCCAACTACTTATGCTGCACCGAATTCTGATTGTAAGGCTTCATCGTTGTTGTCGGCGATCGTTGCCACAATCGTAATTAGGCGTGAGACTTCCCCCGGAGATAATTCTGCTAAAGTGCGTGTAGAAATCACCACTACTTGATTTTCAATAATTCCAAAACGAGCTTCAAAGGTGCTAGAACAGTTCAATTCCAATAGATGACGTAGCAACTTGGGTTCATTTTTAGCAGGTAATTTGAGTACCACAGACCAGACTGTAATTGTATCTTCATCGGTTTTCCCTGTGAGTTGCACAAATACTTCCACACTACCGTACTTAAACTTCCACAGATAACCGCCCTCTGGGGTGTGGCTTACCATCGCACTATCATCTTGTTCTAGGGAGTCGATGACATTTTCGATCACTTCCACATGATTTATACCGCTTGTCTCAACCAGCAGTTCATCCAGGAGTTCATCACGAGTTGGAGTTTCTTGGTAGTTAGCCATACAGATTTTTCTCTCAATATATTATTTATCTCATCTACACATACTTTATAGCCTGAGAGCAAAATTAGTTTTAACTCTCTAGTCTAATGATCACAGGAATACGCAGGATGTGGGAAACTCAGGTGTAGGTTGGGTTGAAGAATGTAGGCGTAACCCGAATTTCTCACTAAATTTATAACATCGAAGCCCAGAGGCTGTAGGGGCGGGTTCATGAGATATTCGTGAATGATTGAAGCATATTTGTGAACCCGCCCCTACCGTTTTTTGAGAAATCCAGGGTAAGCCTTCAAGGGAGAGTAACCCAACGGTATCAATATTTAACCTCAGAACACGAAACTTTGAGTGCAGAACAGGAATGTTTTCGTTTGGAACACGGAACTTTGAGTGCAGAACAGGAATGTTTTTGCTTGGAACACGAAACTTTGAGTTCAGAACAGGAATGTTTTTGCTTGGAACATGAAACTTCGAGTGCAGAACAGGAAGCTTCGAGATGGGAACATGAAAGTTTGGGTTTTAAAGATGGTTGTTACTGTTCTGAGGTGAAAGAATCGCGCAAAGATGCTAAATTAGCACGACAAGTCACAGTATTGGGATGCTCTACCCCTAACCGTTGCTCTAAAATATCTAAAGCTTGGATGTACAAAGGTTCGGCTTCGCTGTCTTTGCCTTGGGAGTTGTAGAGTAACGCTAGGTTGTTGAGGCTCATGGCGACATCGGGATGTTCTTCTCCCAGCAGTTTGCGGTGGAGTGCTAAAGCTTGGATGTACAAAGGTTCGGCTTCGCTGTCTTTGCCTTGGGAGTTGTAGAGAGACGCGAGGTTGTTGAGGCTTGTGGCGACATGGGGATGTTCTTCTCCCAGCAGTTTGCGCCAGAGTGCTAAAGCTTGGATGTACAAAGGTTCGGCTTCGCTGTATCTGCCTTGGGATTTGTAGAGATACGCTAGGTTGTTGAGGCTTGTGGCGACATAGGGATGTTCCTCTCCCAGCAGTTTGCGCGTGAGTGCTAAAGCTTGGATGTACAAAGGTTCGGCTTCGCTGTATCTGCCTTGGGATTTGTAGAGAGCCGCGAGGTTGTTGAGGCTAGTGGCGACATGGGGGTGTTCTTCTCCCAGCAGTTTGCGGCAGAGTGCTAAAGCTTGGATGTACAACGCTTCGGCTTCGCTGTATCTGCCTTGGGAGTTGTAGAGTAAAGCTAGGTTGTTGAGGCTAGTGGCGACAGAGGGATGTTCTTCTCCCAGCAGCTTGCGCCAGAGTGCTAAAGCTTGGATGTACAAAGGTTCGGCTTTGCTGTATCTGCCTTGGGAGTCGTAGAGTCCCGCGAGGTTGTTGAGGCTAGTGGCGACAGAGGGATGTTCTTCTCCCAGCAGTTTGCGGTGGAGTGCTAAAGCTTGGATGTACAAAGGTTCGGCTTCGCTGTCTTTGCCTTGGGAGTTGTAGAGAGCCGCGAGGTTGTTGAGGCTAGTGGCGACATGGGGGTGTTCTTCTCCCAGCAGTTTGCGGCAGAGTGCTAAAGCTTGGATGTACAACGCTTCGGCTTCGCTGTATCTGCCTTGGGAGTTGTAGAGTAAAGCTAGGTTGTTGAGGCTAGTGGCGACAGAGGGATGTTCTTCTCCCAGCAGCTTGCGCCAGAGTGCTAAAGCTTGGATGTACAAAGGTTCGGCTTTGCTGTATCTGCCTTGGGAGTCGTAGAGTCCCGCGAGGTTGTTGAGGCTAGTGGCGACAGAGGGATGTTCTTCGCCCAAACGTTTTTTAGTGATTTCTAGACATTGCTCATACCAAGGTTCAGCTTGGTTATACAATCCTTGACCATAATAAAATCTAGCGTTGCCGATGAAAGGCCAGAGTAAATCATCATCGCTGACGTATTGAATGAGATGATTCGCTACTTCTGCTACATGAGGAATGGCGGGAGTAACGGCGGTGATTTGCTCAAGGGTGGGTGAGTCAGGAATATCTTGAGCCACTTCTACAATTACTCGGCAGAGCGATCGCTTAAATTCCTCTGCCTGCTCTAAACCTGTAAGCTTATAT
Coding sequences within it:
- a CDS encoding biotin/lipoate A/B protein ligase family protein, which translates into the protein MKQQVWRLIPLLAAAGGVQMAIDRWLLAQHQSGKLPSVLRFYTWSPPAISLGYHQHKYPQHWQNLTWQGQKLDLVRRPTGGRAVLHQGDLTYAVITSGLSGSRIEAYQTICQFLIQGWRAIGLKLDYGTAGRGYIHNPDCFGTATGADLILPDGTKFIGSAQLRRGGVILQHGSMRLQPDAELFTQVFRAESLTPVQLPPSLSCNVETIMTALTSAASEYFDTEITLQPLSESEWDEIHMYHD
- a CDS encoding YbjN domain-containing protein translates to MANYQETPTRDELLDELLVETSGINHVEVIENVIDSLEQDDSAMVSHTPEGGYLWKFKYGSVEVFVQLTGKTDEDTITVWSVVLKLPAKNEPKLLRHLLELNCSSTFEARFGIIENQVVVISTRTLAELSPGEVSRLITIVATIADNNDEALQSEFGAA
- a CDS encoding tetratricopeptide repeat protein, with the protein product MQQNPQVAIAAIAGMGGVGKTELALQYALEKYETYQGGICWLLPKTGDIGIQIVQFARTHLDLKPPEDFDIIAQVQYCWRRWREGDVLLVLDDVSDYEQVKPYLQSLSSRFKVLMTTRQNLGRIPQLSLDVLQPEAARELLQSIIGKERIDNDVETLHATSLCAWLGYLPLGVELVGRYLARKQDLSLTEMLQRLENKRLDERSLSKSKSEADMTAQRGVSAAFELSWQELEDNAKQLGCLLSLFAAAPLSWNFVEHCVTETDAEDLEEIRDDSLLNLHLLQRKGEGIYQLHPLLREFFQYKLTGLEQAEEFKRSLCRVIVEVAQDIPDSPTLEQITAVTPAIPHVAEVANHLIQYVSDDDLLWPFIGNARFYYGQGLYNQAEPWYEQCLEITKKRLGEEHPSVATSLNNLAGLYDSQGRYSKAEPLYIQALALWRKLLGEEHPSVATSLNNLALLYNSQGRYSEAEALYIQALALCRKLLGEEHPHVATSLNNLAALYNSQGKDSEAEPLYIQALALHRKLLGEEHPSVATSLNNLAGLYDSQGRYSKAEPLYIQALALWRKLLGEEHPSVATSLNNLALLYNSQGRYSEAEALYIQALALCRKLLGEEHPHVATSLNNLAALYKSQGRYSEAEPLYIQALALTRKLLGEEHPYVATSLNNLAYLYKSQGRYSEAEPLYIQALALWRKLLGEEHPHVATSLNNLASLYNSQGKDSEAEPLYIQALALHRKLLGEEHPDVAMSLNNLALLYNSQGKDSEAEPLYIQALDILEQRLGVEHPNTVTCRANLASLRDSFTSEQ